From a region of the Triticum aestivum cultivar Chinese Spring chromosome 7D, IWGSC CS RefSeq v2.1, whole genome shotgun sequence genome:
- the LOC123168631 gene encoding protein RGF1 INDUCIBLE TRANSCRIPTION FACTOR 1: MGMRPGWVGGLVEETFFVACSAHESRKKNEKNIFCLACRTSICPHCAPAHRHHPLIQVRRYVYNDVVRLDDLERLIDCSFVQPYTINSAKVIFLKPRPQSRPFKGSGNVCLTCDRILQEPFHFCCLSCKVDHVMMQGGDLSNILYMSGEPDVACFPRFENLRVGSGSADILDDGCATGGQITPNSILEDPMHHYGGSSYRSGGSSRNARGFDAAASVDVPIPVPRKKKSGGFFPQIVMSLNNRRKGAPHRSPFA; the protein is encoded by the exons ATGGGGATGCGGCCTGGGTGGGTTGGCGGCCTGGTGGAGGAGACCTTCTTCGTGGCGTGCTCGGCGCACGAGAGCCGCAAGAAGAACGAGAAGAACATCTTCTGCCTCGCCTGCCGCACCAGCATCTGCCCGCACTGCGCCCCCGCCCACCGCCACCACCCGCTCATCCAG GTGCGGAGGTACGTGTACAACGACGTGGTGCGCCTGGACGATCTTGAGAGGCTCATCGACTGCTCCTTTGTTCAG CCCTACACCATCAACAGCGCAAAGGTGATATTTCTCAAACCCAGGCCTCAGTCCAGGCctttcaagggctccggcaacgtctgCTTGACCTGCGACAGGATCCTccaggagcccttccacttctgctgccTCTCTTGCAAG gtggATCATGTCATGATGCAGGGCGGCGACCTGTCCAACATCCTCTACATGTCCGGTGAGCCCGACGTCGCCTGCTTCCCGAGGTTCGAGAACCTCCGCGTCGGCAGCGGGTCGGCGGACATCCTGGACGACGGGTGCGCCACCGGCGGGCAGATCACCCCGAACTCCATCCTCGAGGACCCGATGCACCACTACGGCGGCTCCAGCTACCGCAGCGGCGGTAGCAGCCGGAACGCGCGCGGCTTCGACGCGGCAGCCAGCGTCGACGTCCCCATCCCCGTCCCGAGGAAGAAGAAGTCGGGGGGCTTCTTCCCCCAGATCGTCATGTCCCTCAACAACAGGAGGAAGGGGGCGCCCCACAGGTCTCCGTTCGCCTGA